A genomic region of Borrelia duttonii Ly contains the following coding sequences:
- a CDS encoding virulence associated lipoprotein, with protein MSHKIPIIFILIAVTILTCKANFERVAKLEQALREIELQTIEQTRKNKVEVSEISGQQKSTALKTNVILDKIDSLAISTISKLKELTQKEQDLKTHKEDLTKEKKRIEEQAKQNLQQRQQQVELEEAKIELKQKIQDIQKSLILYKNNYYNEPIDQFGMHDSNNHSYAFDLAETLYLKYSDQKSQEYRHKIYLLFDYNDAYIRSLGEFLNKMAQNIVLESEFPSKMSLQFVSQNEEVKNLLQKILSNIDQYFELYFHTAFDISENQQSEIDSLTLDDIKTLNNIFDERRKINDYCKIFVKKIYEDFQDDKDEIRTGEITKLMEYIKKIMYDQKFLDISQSLKMFIGKVENYNLK; from the coding sequence TTGAGTCATAAAATACCTATTATCTTCATATTAATTGCTGTTACTATTTTGACTTGTAAGGCAAATTTTGAGAGAGTTGCAAAACTAGAACAAGCATTAAGAGAGATAGAATTGCAAACAATAGAACAAACGAGAAAAAATAAAGTAGAAGTGAGTGAGATATCAGGACAACAAAAAAGCACAGCATTAAAGACAAACGTAATACTAGATAAAATAGATTCATTAGCAATAAGTACAATTAGCAAATTAAAGGAACTAACTCAAAAAGAACAAGATTTAAAAACTCACAAAGAAGATTTAACAAAAGAAAAGAAAAGAATAGAAGAACAAGCAAAACAAAATTTGCAACAAAGACAACAACAAGTTGAGCTTGAAGAAGCAAAAATTGAACTAAAACAGAAAATTCAAGATATTCAAAAATCATTAATCTTATACAAAAATAATTATTACAATGAACCTATTGATCAATTTGGAATGCATGATAGCAATAATCATAGTTATGCATTTGATTTGGCTGAAACACTATATTTAAAATACTCTGATCAGAAAAGTCAAGAATATAGGCATAAAATTTATCTACTATTTGATTATAATGACGCTTATATTAGATCTCTTGGTGAATTTCTTAACAAAATGGCTCAAAATATTGTATTAGAGTCTGAGTTTCCATCTAAAATGAGTTTACAATTTGTGTCACAGAATGAAGAAGTGAAAAATTTATTACAAAAAATATTATCTAATATTGATCAATATTTTGAATTATACTTTCACACTGCATTTGATATATCAGAAAATCAACAATCAGAAATTGATTCCTTAACACTTGATGATATCAAAACACTAAACAATATATTTGATGAACGTAGAAAAATAAACGATTATTGCAAAATATTTGTAAAGAAAATTTATGAGGATTTTCAAGATGATAAAGACGAAATCAGAACTGGTGAAATTACGAAATTAATGGAATATATTAAAAAAATTATGTATGATCAAAAATTTTTAGATATATCTCAAAGTTTAAAAATGTTCATTGGGAAAGTTGAAAATTATAATTTAAAATAA
- a CDS encoding virulence associated lipoprotein, with amino-acid sequence MRHKLSIISTLISVITLTCKMNLKNIEELEQAIKIIKDAKQIALKAQEIKANTELDIQIKTIEAEAELEAQKIAKEEEATEENIKQALVNLRQIKLNDINQEIEHIRLTIKQQQEETTREENLIIKQNIINQLKLKILDKQTLLNIYRDINWPEPDDHFKMTDKVTNDRPFNYISYNKEDALDKSISLADDHNSNNRRKIYLLFKYNRQNIQEYGDILHSLKNIDYKSIAQNILGAIIDHSKYYYEIAIFTLYDKQANLNLLNIEQLSTLQKIFGDLEKQNQDFEDYLNEIRFDYHKNELHNFKINVVTHTLQLLYINVILRNLVQRFKTIVDEI; translated from the coding sequence TTGAGACATAAATTATCTATTATATCTACATTAATTTCTGTTATTACTTTAACTTGTAAGATGAATCTGAAGAATATTGAGGAGTTGGAACAGGCAATAAAAATAATAAAAGATGCTAAACAAATAGCATTAAAAGCACAAGAGATAAAAGCAAATACGGAATTAGACATTCAAATAAAAACGATAGAAGCAGAAGCAGAATTAGAGGCACAGAAAATTGCCAAAGAAGAAGAGGCAACAGAAGAGAACATAAAACAGGCACTTGTAAATTTAAGACAAATAAAATTGAATGATATAAATCAAGAAATAGAACATATACGACTAACAATAAAACAACAGCAAGAGGAGACAACAAGAGAAGAGAACCTTATTATAAAACAAAATATCATTAATCAGTTGAAGCTTAAAATTTTAGATAAACAGACATTATTAAATATATACAGAGATATCAATTGGCCTGAACCTGATGATCACTTTAAAATGACAGATAAGGTTACAAACGATCGACCATTTAATTATATCAGTTATAACAAAGAAGATGCCTTAGATAAGAGTATAAGTCTTGCAGATGATCATAATTCTAATAATAGAAGAAAAATTTACTTACTTTTTAAGTACAATAGGCAAAATATTCAAGAATATGGTGATATTTTGCATTCATTAAAAAATATTGATTATAAGAGCATTGCACAAAATATCCTTGGTGCAATAATTGATCATTCTAAGTATTATTATGAAATCGCAATATTTACACTGTATGATAAACAGGCCAATCTTAATTTGTTAAATATCGAACAATTGAGTACATTGCAAAAAATATTTGGTGATCTTGAAAAACAAAATCAAGATTTTGAAGATTATTTGAATGAAATCCGTTTTGATTACCATAAAAATGAATTGCACAATTTCAAAATAAATGTAGTTACACATACTTTGCAATTGTTATATATCAATGTTATTCTGAGAAATCTTGTTCAAAGATTCAAAACAATTGTGGATGAAATTTGA
- a CDS encoding virulence associated lipoprotein, giving the protein MKHKNFILFIAFIFVLISVLLVSCGPKKKYAPVASVMRQRRVDVPFKKPSFGVTPRGLTDSGISVDSPGAPAPAAPAASAPGAPAVPAPGVSSAPDDPDDVDPVDGEEFDSYFRDPDNETPEESMQKEKEIKEIEGKIPVEVKEILKKNYFSGTEVGKRLIIPEFDGYFLIIPIFANSNAKTQVVDFKYKLGVISTLFCDLKANYGVESEYLARDNFELQKEFYLALEYNDDLFKPFAYVYGKLSYDIFNRSSYDKQTIDEIIEKKIYIVENLRDYARAYYVDVYQFLLGREGELNFALSLKGVRFLKSKLDEIESAKQELRTNVIQRFVNDVKKYEPYSLDSKHDLWPYLRDTFNEDFKTKFDDLIKIYKKIKKVLDEVY; this is encoded by the coding sequence TTGAAACACAAAAATTTTATTCTATTTATAGCGTTTATATTTGTTTTAATAAGTGTATTACTGGTATCGTGTGGGCCCAAAAAAAAGTATGCGCCTGTTGCTAGTGTTATGAGACAAAGAAGAGTGGATGTGCCTTTTAAAAAACCATCATTTGGTGTTACACCTAGAGGTTTAACTGATTCTGGAATTTCTGTTGACTCTCCTGGTGCTCCTGCTCCTGCTGCTCCTGCTGCTTCTGCTCCTGGAGCTCCTGCTGTTCCTGCTCCTGGTGTTTCTTCTGCTCCTGATGATCCTGATGATGTTGATCCTGTTGATGGTGAAGAGTTTGATTCTTATTTTAGGGATCCTGATAATGAAACTCCAGAAGAAAGTATGCAAAAAGAAAAAGAAATTAAAGAGATTGAAGGTAAAATTCCTGTAGAAGTAAAAGAAATATTAAAAAAAAATTATTTTTCTGGAACTGAGGTGGGAAAGAGGTTGATTATTCCAGAGTTTGATGGTTATTTTTTAATAATACCGATTTTTGCTAATAGTAATGCAAAAACGCAGGTTGTTGATTTTAAGTATAAATTGGGAGTTATCTCTACTTTATTTTGTGATCTAAAGGCAAATTACGGTGTTGAGAGTGAATATTTAGCAAGAGACAACTTCGAATTACAGAAAGAATTTTATCTAGCTCTTGAATATAATGATGATCTTTTTAAACCTTTTGCATATGTTTATGGCAAATTGTCTTATGATATTTTTAATAGATCATCTTATGATAAGCAAACTATTGATGAAATCATTGAAAAAAAAATCTATATAGTTGAAAACTTAAGAGATTATGCTAGAGCTTATTATGTAGATGTATATCAATTTTTATTAGGTAGAGAAGGTGAACTTAATTTTGCATTATCGCTAAAAGGTGTAAGGTTCTTAAAAAGCAAATTGGATGAAATTGAATCGGCAAAACAAGAATTAAGAACTAATGTAATACAACGATTTGTAAATGATGTTAAGAAGTATGAGCCATATAGTTTAGATTCGAAACACGATCTATGGCCATATCTTAGAGATACGTTTAATGAAGACTTTAAGACTAAATTTGATGATCTTATAAAGATTTATAAAAAAATTAAGAAGGTCTTGGATGAGGTCTACTAA
- a CDS encoding virulence associated lipoprotein, producing the protein MKHKNFILFIAFIFVLISVLLVSCGPKKKYAPVASVMRQRNLDMSFKKPSFGVTPRGLTGPADGEDLVDGEEFDDDEEFNSYFKDPDNENSEESMQKEKEIKEIKGKISVEVKEILKTHVLAGTDVSKKLIVPEFNGHFLIKHLGYFFSQKDLGQGSRNLGVLSTLFWGLACQYGSLDYDALEYLEEEAGDNLELQKEFYLALEYNDDLLKPFAYVYGKLSYDVSNGSSYDEQTLLAILKLKHNIVDRLRDYAKAYYVDVYQSLLDKEDKLNDKLSLKGVRFLKSKLDEIELAKQEVRTNVIQQFVNGVKKYEPYSLDSKHDVWPHLRDTFNDDFQTKYDAVIMISEQIKDILDNV; encoded by the coding sequence TTGAAACACAAAAATTTTATTCTATTTATAGCGTTTATATTTGTTTTAATAAGTGTATTACTGGTATCGTGTGGGCCCAAAAAAAAGTATGCGCCTGTTGCTAGTGTTATGAGACAAAGAAATTTGGATATGTCTTTTAAAAAACCATCATTTGGTGTTACACCTAGAGGTTTAACTGGTCCTGCTGATGGTGAAGATCTTGTTGATGGTGAAGAGTTTGATGATGATGAAGAGTTTAATTCTTATTTTAAGGATCCTGATAATGAAAATTCAGAAGAAAGTATGCAAAAAGAAAAAGAAATTAAAGAGATTAAAGGTAAAATTTCTGTAGAAGTAAAAGAAATATTAAAAACACATGTTCTTGCTGGAACTGATGTGAGTAAGAAATTGATTGTGCCGGAGTTTAATGGTCATTTTTTAATAAAACATTTGGGTTATTTTTTTAGTCAAAAGGATCTTGGCCAGGGTTCGCGTAATTTAGGCGTTCTCTCTACTTTATTTTGGGGCCTTGCATGTCAGTATGGTAGTTTAGATTATGATGCTTTAGAATATTTGGAAGAAGAAGCAGGAGACAACTTAGAATTACAGAAAGAATTTTATCTAGCTCTTGAATATAATGATGATCTTTTGAAACCTTTTGCATATGTTTATGGCAAATTATCTTATGATGTTTCTAATGGATCATCTTATGATGAACAAACCTTGTTGGCAATATTGAAACTAAAGCATAATATAGTTGATAGATTAAGAGATTATGCTAAAGCTTATTATGTAGATGTATATCAATCTTTATTAGATAAAGAAGATAAACTTAATGATAAATTATCGCTAAAAGGTGTCAGGTTTTTAAAAAGCAAATTGGATGAAATTGAATTGGCAAAACAAGAAGTAAGAACTAATGTAATACAACAATTTGTAAATGGTGTTAAGAAGTATGAGCCATATAGTTTAGATTCAAAACACGATGTATGGCCACATCTTAGAGATACGTTTAATGACGACTTTCAGACTAAATATGATGCTGTTATAATGATTTCTGAACAAATTAAGGATATCTTGGATAATGTCTAG
- a CDS encoding virulence associated lipoprotein, whose translation MKRKNFILFRIFVFILISILLVSCGPTKYFPIASVIKKRKEDGASQKLPFGVVLKALTDPLKPIVPIVDSLVDDETLVQRMYKERAIEEIKGDIPFGLEKILEMHDHVGTEINDKLIIIQFQGHFLVKTFGYFVGEEKWLVRAEYPVGALSTLFWGLTYDDALEYLEGDNFELLKEFYLALEYNDNLLRPFVYVYGKLSYAQRNTDEILTVKNNIVKRLRNYAKAYYIDVYKSLLAKKDRLDKLSLKNVRFLKGKLNELELAKQELRTNVIQQFVDGCREYVLSSIDSKHDVWPYLRDTFNEDFDTKCDVVIRHALDIKDILDKI comes from the coding sequence TTGAAAAGAAAAAATTTTATTCTATTTAGAATATTTGTATTTATTTTAATAAGTATATTATTGGTATCGTGTGGACCAACAAAGTATTTTCCTATTGCTAGTGTTATAAAGAAGAGAAAAGAAGATGGAGCTTCTCAAAAATTGCCATTTGGTGTTGTTCTTAAAGCTTTAACTGATCCTTTGAAACCTATTGTTCCTATAGTTGACTCTCTAGTTGATGATGAAACTTTAGTACAAAGAATGTACAAAGAAAGAGCAATTGAAGAGATTAAAGGTGATATTCCTTTTGGATTAGAAAAAATATTAGAAATGCATGATCATGTTGGAACGGAGATAAATGATAAATTGATTATTATACAGTTTCAAGGTCATTTTTTAGTAAAAACGTTTGGTTATTTTGTTGGTGAAGAGAAGTGGCTTGTTCGGGCTGAGTATCCCGTGGGGGCTCTCTCTACTTTATTTTGGGGCCTTACGTATGATGATGCTTTGGAATATTTAGAAGGAGATAACTTTGAATTACTAAAAGAATTTTACTTAGCTCTTGAATATAATGATAATCTTTTGAGACCTTTTGTATATGTTTATGGTAAATTATCGTATGCTCAACGAAACACGGATGAAATACTTACAGTAAAAAACAATATAGTTAAAAGATTAAGAAATTATGCTAAAGCTTATTATATAGATGTATATAAATCTTTATTAGCTAAAAAAGATAGACTTGATAAACTATCGCTAAAAAATGTAAGATTCTTAAAAGGCAAATTGAATGAACTTGAATTGGCAAAACAAGAGTTAAGAACTAATGTAATACAACAATTTGTAGATGGTTGTAGGGAGTATGTGCTATCTAGTATAGATTCGAAACACGATGTATGGCCATATCTTAGAGATACGTTTAATGAAGACTTTGATACTAAGTGTGATGTTGTTATAAGGCATGCTTTAGACATTAAGGATATCTTGGATAAAATTTAA
- a CDS encoding virulence associated lipoprotein encodes MKRKNFILFIIFIFILISVLLVSCGPKKKYVPVASVMRQRRVDVPFKKSPFGVASKGLIDSGVSVDSPGATAAPGATAVPAAPAPGATAVPAPGAPAPDAPGVSPAPDAPGVSPAPDAPGVSPAPDAPAAPGAPAPDDVDPADETPEQRMQKEKQKKIGEIKSGILSVAKHLSTYDGFLNHYEAWSRSNIIPAFSGFRAIDLLYNRLYNLNMPRSLFFKLTYEDSTGSTEYLASYKGTLLVRKFCLALEYDDNLLRPFVYVYGKLSYAQRNTDEILTVKNNIVKRLIKYAEAYYINVYRTLRSKANRLNVLSLEEIRLLKSKLSEIEIAKEEVKAKIIQNFVEGCKQYEPYSIDSKHDVWPYLRDTFNEDFDTKCDVVVALADEIKKILDNIW; translated from the coding sequence TTGAAGAGAAAGAATTTTATTCTATTTATAATATTTATATTTATTTTAATAAGTGTATTACTGGTATCGTGTGGTCCCAAAAAAAAGTATGTCCCTGTTGCTAGTGTTATGAGACAAAGAAGAGTGGATGTGCCTTTTAAAAAATCACCATTTGGTGTTGCATCTAAAGGTTTAATTGATTCTGGAGTTTCTGTTGACTCTCCTGGTGCTACTGCTGCTCCTGGTGCTACTGCTGTTCCTGCTGCTCCTGCTCCTGGTGCTACTGCTGTTCCTGCTCCTGGTGCTCCTGCTCCCGATGCTCCTGGTGTTTCTCCTGCTCCCGATGCTCCTGGTGTTTCTCCTGCTCCCGATGCTCCTGGTGTTTCTCCTGCTCCCGATGCTCCTGCTGCTCCTGGTGCTCCTGCTCCTGATGATGTTGATCCTGCTGATGAAACCCCAGAACAAAGGATGCAAAAAGAAAAACAAAAAAAGATTGGAGAGATTAAAAGTGGAATTCTTAGCGTAGCAAAACATCTGTCAACATATGATGGTTTTTTAAATCATTATGAGGCTTGGAGTAGGAGTAATATTATTCCAGCCTTTTCTGGTTTTCGTGCAATAGATCTGTTGTATAATAGGTTATATAATTTAAACATGCCTCGTAGTTTATTTTTTAAACTTACATATGAGGATTCAACTGGTTCAACAGAATATCTTGCCTCATATAAAGGTACTCTATTAGTGCGCAAATTTTGCCTAGCCCTTGAATATGATGATAATCTTTTGAGACCTTTTGTATATGTTTATGGTAAATTATCTTATGCTCAACGAAACACGGATGAAATACTTACAGTAAAAAACAATATAGTTAAAAGATTAATAAAGTATGCTGAAGCTTATTATATAAATGTATATAGAACTTTAAGGAGTAAAGCAAATAGACTTAATGTACTATCTTTGGAAGAGATACGATTATTAAAAAGCAAATTGAGTGAAATTGAAATTGCTAAAGAAGAAGTAAAAGCCAAAATAATACAAAACTTTGTAGAAGGTTGTAAGCAGTATGAGCCATATAGTATAGATTCGAAACACGATGTATGGCCATATCTTAGAGATACGTTTAATGAAGACTTTGATACTAAATGTGATGTTGTTGTAGCTTTAGCTGATGAAATTAAAAAGATCTTGGATAATATTTGGTAA
- a CDS encoding virulence associated lipoprotein: protein MKIKNFILFMIFIFILVSLLLVSCGPKKEELLTDGSQDGATLQYVEETLEQRMQKEKEIEEIESKFLGGVAQVLKLHNDNKYDIVDWERRKIVPGLLGVIIKLPLGNYFDTYDLGEFYNLFYKLKYSKDLKSRRKFYLAFEYNDDLLKPFAYVYGILSYDVANKLSDAYQNKDKILELKNSIVSRLINYAKAYYIDVYKALEAKKDRLDLLLLEDVRLLKSKLSEIELAKQKLRTDVIQNFVNGCKQYEPYGLSPKHNVWLYLKDKFKEDFETKCDAVIALAADIKEIFEKIPVKD from the coding sequence GTGAAAATAAAAAATTTTATTTTATTTATGATATTTATATTTATTTTAGTAAGTTTATTATTGGTGTCGTGTGGTCCAAAAAAGGAAGAATTGCTTACTGATGGATCTCAGGACGGAGCTACGCTGCAATATGTTGAAGAAACTTTGGAACAAAGGATGCAAAAGGAAAAAGAAATTGAAGAGATTGAAAGTAAGTTTCTTGGTGGAGTAGCACAAGTATTAAAATTACATAATGATAATAAATATGATATTGTCGATTGGGAGCGTAGGAAGATTGTGCCAGGCTTACTTGGTGTTATTATAAAATTGCCATTAGGTAATTACTTTGATACATATGATTTAGGTGAATTTTATAATTTATTTTACAAGCTTAAATATAGTAAAGATTTAAAATCAAGGCGTAAATTTTACCTAGCTTTTGAATATAATGATGATCTTTTAAAACCTTTTGCATATGTTTATGGTATATTGTCTTATGATGTTGCTAATAAATTATCTGATGCTTATCAAAACAAGGATAAGATACTTGAATTAAAAAACAGTATAGTTAGCAGATTAATAAATTATGCTAAAGCTTATTATATAGATGTGTATAAAGCCTTAGAAGCTAAAAAAGATAGGCTTGATTTACTATTGTTGGAAGATGTACGATTATTAAAAAGCAAATTAAGTGAAATTGAATTGGCAAAACAAAAATTAAGAACTGATGTAATACAAAATTTTGTAAATGGTTGTAAACAGTATGAGCCATATGGTTTAAGCCCGAAGCACAATGTATGGCTATATCTTAAAGATAAGTTTAAGGAAGACTTTGAGACTAAATGTGATGCTGTTATAGCTTTAGCTGCTGACATTAAAGAGATCTTTGAGAAGATTCCGGTAAAGGATTAA
- a CDS encoding virulence associated lipoprotein, producing MKRKDFILFIMFVFILILLLLVSCGPKKYLVAKLFGLAKPVAPPDFVAPLNPVTFPKPVASPEPIAPPETFELEANDDAYYVDTDDEDTDDEDTPEQKIQKREEIKDIKNKIPSKVLKILNTHGRGTWDKEDQKLSFRVPSVEMVDRVNGVNGKQEIKYLLSTPHGLFYRLRYNDGSGSVPYTDKARRKEFYLALEYNDYYLIAFIYIYDRLSSNPAFSKETFLLRNNMVKRLRRYAVAYYIDVYQTLKAKEKKLDTLSLKNLRLLKTKLTELESSQKELIDKVILKLAADSNNFDTIVFKSIETTVRNLSFDNLWLYFKEKYESFASKYSVVMAHAKKIKVILNKIQ from the coding sequence TTGAAACGCAAAGATTTTATTTTATTTATAATGTTTGTATTTATTTTAATATTGTTATTATTGGTATCGTGTGGACCAAAAAAGTATTTAGTTGCTAAGCTTTTTGGCCTTGCTAAGCCTGTTGCTCCTCCTGATTTTGTTGCCCCTCTTAATCCTGTTACTTTTCCTAAGCCTGTTGCTTCTCCTGAGCCTATTGCTCCTCCTGAGACTTTTGAGCTTGAAGCTAATGATGATGCATATTATGTTGATACAGATGATGAAGATACAGATGATGAAGATACCCCAGAACAAAAAATCCAAAAAAGAGAAGAAATTAAAGATATTAAAAATAAAATTCCTAGCAAAGTATTAAAAATATTAAACACACATGGTCGTGGAACTTGGGATAAGGAGGATCAAAAATTGTCCTTTCGGGTACCGTCAGTAGAAATGGTAGACAGAGTAAACGGTGTAAACGGTAAGCAAGAAATAAAATATTTACTAAGTACTCCTCATGGTTTATTTTACAGACTTAGATATAACGATGGTTCAGGTAGTGTTCCATATACAGACAAAGCACGAAGAAAAGAATTTTATCTAGCCCTTGAATATAATGATTATTATTTGATAGCTTTTATATATATCTATGATAGGCTTTCGTCTAATCCAGCATTTAGTAAGGAAACATTTTTATTGAGAAACAATATGGTTAAAAGATTAAGAAGGTACGCTGTAGCTTATTATATAGATGTATATCAAACTTTAAAAGCCAAAGAAAAAAAACTTGATACATTATCGCTTAAGAATTTGCGACTATTAAAAACCAAATTGACTGAACTTGAATCATCGCAAAAAGAATTAATAGATAAGGTAATACTAAAACTTGCAGCAGATAGCAATAATTTTGACACTATAGTATTTAAATCTATAGAGACCACAGTAAGAAATCTCAGCTTTGACAATTTGTGGTTATATTTTAAAGAAAAGTATGAAAGCTTTGCTTCTAAATATAGTGTTGTTATGGCTCATGCTAAGAAAATTAAAGTTATCTTAAATAAGATTCAGTAA
- a CDS encoding virulence associated lipoprotein, giving the protein MKRKDFILFIMFVFILILLLLVSCGPKKKYTPVSSAVRRNGVDGPLTKPLLPGGPQGVTNPGNGGGAVNDEQILKQKEIESIKIPDKVLKILETHDDENWDEDAAGYNLKGANQLFTRVKYDVFIEDRFLFFLYNDATDETRAQESKAVRREFYLACEYNANFIKAFAGVVNKLVATDELAAKNEAELEQFLEDVRSYARFYYDVYSVLKEKQNQLDALTLGQLQWLKTAFLELEKEQQELYDVIQLIINDYNKDTSINSSEPTHNLKSDDTLPDEIIEYWQKDTHRGEFDSKRGVILKIASEIVGVLTYL; this is encoded by the coding sequence TTGAAACGCAAAGATTTTATTTTATTTATAATGTTTGTATTTATTTTAATATTGTTATTATTGGTATCGTGTGGACCCAAAAAAAAGTATACTCCTGTTTCTAGTGCTGTAAGGCGAAACGGAGTAGATGGGCCTTTGACAAAGCCTCTATTGCCTGGAGGGCCTCAAGGTGTAACTAATCCTGGAAATGGAGGTGGAGCTGTAAATGATGAGCAAATCTTGAAACAAAAAGAAATTGAAAGTATTAAAATTCCTGATAAGGTATTAAAAATATTAGAAACGCATGATGATGAAAATTGGGATGAGGATGCGGCAGGATATAATCTTAAAGGTGCCAATCAATTATTTACTAGAGTTAAATATGACGTATTTATTGAAGATAGATTCTTATTTTTCTTATATAATGATGCAACGGATGAAACTAGGGCGCAGGAAAGCAAAGCAGTAAGAAGAGAATTTTATCTGGCTTGTGAGTATAATGCTAATTTTATTAAAGCTTTTGCAGGTGTTGTCAATAAATTAGTTGCTACGGACGAATTAGCTGCTAAAAATGAAGCAGAATTAGAACAGTTTTTGGAAGATGTAAGATCTTATGCTAGATTTTACTATGATGTATATAGTGTCTTAAAAGAAAAACAAAATCAACTTGATGCATTAACTTTAGGACAGTTGCAATGGTTGAAAACTGCATTTTTAGAACTTGAAAAAGAACAACAGGAATTATATGACGTAATACAATTAATTATAAATGATTATAATAAAGATACATCAATTAATTCATCAGAACCAACTCATAATCTAAAAAGTGATGATACCCTTCCTGACGAAATAATAGAATATTGGCAAAAAGACACACACCGCGGCGAATTTGACAGTAAACGTGGTGTTATTTTAAAGATAGCGTCTGAAATTGTAGGTGTGTTGACGTATCTCTAG
- a CDS encoding virulence associated lipoprotein, which produces MKRKDFILFIMFVFILILLLLVSCGPKKYTPVSSAVRRGPNGVTGGTNTNGVTGGSQVGAVNGGLNGGTGTGDNEQILKQKEIESIKIPDKVLKILETHDDENWDEDAAGYNLTGANQLFTRVKYEVVSGKFLYNDATDDKRAKVSKTARREFYLACEYNANFIKAFAGVVNKLVATDELAAKNNAELEQFFLEDVRSYARFYYNAYLFLKAKQSKLDSLTLEQLQLLKAKFLELEKEQQELFEVIQLIINDYNNDTSINLLEPTHHLKSDDTLPSEIIEYWKKDTRHGDFNKKRGRVIHTAIMIENLLKDI; this is translated from the coding sequence TTGAAACGCAAAGATTTTATTTTATTTATAATGTTTGTATTTATTTTAATATTGTTATTATTGGTATCGTGTGGACCAAAAAAGTATACCCCTGTTTCTAGTGCTGTGAGGCGAGGACCTAACGGTGTAACTGGAGGGACTAATACTAACGGTGTAACTGGAGGGTCTCAAGTTGGAGCTGTAAATGGAGGACTTAACGGTGGAACTGGAACTGGAGATAATGAGCAAATTTTGAAACAAAAAGAAATTGAAAGTATTAAAATTCCTGATAAGGTATTAAAAATATTAGAAACGCATGATGATGAAAATTGGGATGAGGATGCGGCAGGATATAATCTTACAGGTGCCAATCAATTATTTACTAGAGTTAAATATGAAGTAGTTAGTGGGAAATTCTTATATAATGATGCAACGGATGACAAAAGGGCAAAGGTAAGCAAAACAGCAAGAAGAGAATTTTATTTGGCTTGTGAGTATAATGCTAATTTTATTAAAGCTTTTGCAGGTGTTGTCAATAAATTAGTTGCTACGGACGAATTAGCTGCTAAAAATAATGCAGAATTAGAACAGTTTTTTTTGGAAGATGTAAGATCTTATGCTCGATTTTACTATAATGCATATCTTTTCTTAAAAGCAAAACAAAGTAAACTTGATTCATTAACTTTAGAACAGTTGCAATTGTTGAAAGCTAAATTTTTAGAACTTGAAAAAGAACAACAGGAATTATTTGAGGTAATACAATTAATTATAAATGATTATAATAACGATACATCAATTAATTTATTAGAACCAACTCATCATCTAAAAAGTGATGATACCCTTCCTTCCGAGATAATAGAATATTGGAAAAAAGACACACGCCATGGCGACTTTAACAAGAAACGTGGTCGTGTTATACATACAGCGATTATGATTGAAAATTTGTTGAAGGATATCTAG